The following are from one region of the Ischnura elegans chromosome 12, ioIscEleg1.1, whole genome shotgun sequence genome:
- the LOC124168770 gene encoding equilibrative nucleoside transporter 4 isoform X1 has protein sequence MDENLSRGYIQLGKSRPSAARFTHGNHQHISPPVDKCNCIYLALVLAGVGFLLPYNSFIIAVDYFQARFPASTIVFDLSLVYVLVAFIAVLGNNLLVETLSLNTRITFGYVVSFITLLIVACGEVWWEAFGQATSYTINLVAVAVVSLGCTVQQSSFYGYTSMLPSRYTQAVMTGESAAGLLVSSNRVLTKLLLRDERASTAIFFGTSVAFLGACAILHQAVRRTHFVRFYLTLCSGQGEEGNQSTTGGADGTMGTELGGVNVDSGGGGGLTQGNKLVLEPTEDVGLMDPLEGDGGNGKGEYGVLKLHQSPPMMDTDSGNASSSAFSFANPVYEPRGPSTGSTGTTYKVEEVVVRMRPLYGTGGTSGSGSSSSSYRNVKAWGGIKKGLKARWQVSRQIWPYMVSIALAYFVTLCLYPGIISEVTSCRFGSWMPVLLMAIFNAADLIGKVLASAPGEWTRGQLVWLSVSRLALVPCLLACTAPRANPLLPGDAPPLLISAALGLSNGLLGSLPIILAPQRVPAERRELTGNIMTLSYNIGLTTGSSVAYLLDAMLGKPIPDPCSPNYSFPLMPFTIPPVISPATSTIGPMLMSSVPTVNSTTPSLASELTTAAVSSAISLLFNTTTTAAGTLSKVLSTVAQPDVRLGLLGNATVEATANSTVPYFL, from the exons ATGGATGAAAATTTAAGCAGAGGCTACATACAACTGGGTAAATCTCGACCATCAGCTGCTAGGTTTACTCATGGCAACCACCAGCACATCTCGCCTCCTGTTGACAAGTGCAACTGCATATATTTGGCCCTAGTTCTTGCTGGAGTTGGATTTCTTCTACCTTATAACAG TTTCATCATAGCAGTAGATTATTTTCAAGCAAGGTTTCCAGCTTCAACCATCGTGTTTGATCTCTCTCTCGTCTATGTGCTAGTAGCCTTCATAGCTGTCCTTGGCAACAACCTGTTGGTTGAAACTCTCTCTCTGAACACAAGGATCACCTTCG gATATGTGGTGTCGTTCATCACCCTCCTAATTGTTGCTTGTGGTGAGGTATGGTGGGAAGCATTTGGCCAagcaacatcatacaccatcaaTTTGGTCGCTGTTGCTGTTGTTTCTCTGGGATGCACTG TTCAGCAATCAAGCTTCTATGGATACACAAGTATGCTACCAAGTCGATACACACAAGCAGTCATGACTGGTGAAA GTGCAGCAGGATTGCTTGTGTCATCCAACAGAGTTCTGACAAAGCTCCTTCTTCGAGATGAAAGAGCAAGCACCGCCATATTCTTTGGTACTTCGGTTGCATTTCTTGGTGCTTGTGCTATACTCCATCAG GCTGTGAGACGGACTCACTTTGTGCGATTCTACTTGACTCTCTGCTCTGGGCAAGGTGAAGAGGGCAATCAGTCAACCACCGGAGGTGCGGATGGCACAATGGGGACGGAGCTGGGTGGAGTCAACGTTGacagtggaggaggaggagggcttaCGCAAGGGAACAAGCTGGTTCTGGAACCAACGGAAGATGTAGGATTG ATGGACCCTCTGGAAGGGGATGGAGGCAATGGCAAGGGGGAATATGGAGTACTCAAACTCCACCAAAGTCCTCCCATGATGGACACAGACAGCGGCAATGCCTCCTCATCAGCTTTCAGCTTTGCAAATCCTGTGTATGAGCCAAGGGGTCCCAGCACGGGCTCTACAGGAACAACGTATAAAGTGGAGGAGGTGGTGGTCAGAATGAGACCTCTTTATGGAACAGGAGGTACTTCAGGGTCTGGGTCATCAAGCAGCAGCTACAGGAACGTTAAGGCTTGGGGTGGAATCAAAA AGGGGCTGAAAGCCAGATGGCAAGTGAGCCGCCAAATTTGGCCTTACATGGTGTCCATAGCCCTCGCGTACTTTGTCACCTTATGTTTGTATCCTGGAATCATCTCAGAAGTCACAAGTTGCCGGTTTGGATCATGGATGCCTGTCCTCCTAATGGCAATATTCAATGCTGCAGATTTGATTGGCAAG GTCCTCGCGTCAGCTCCTGGTGAGTGGACAAGAGGTCAATTGGTGTGGCTGTCTGTTTCCCGATTGGCATTGGTGCCGTGTCTGCTTGCCTGTACGGCTCCTAGAGCAAATCCTCTGCTGCCTGGAGATGCACCACCCCTCTTAATATCAGCTGCTCTTGGACTCTCAAATGGATTGCTAGGCAGTCTTCCCATAATCTTAGCTCCTCAGAGAGTTCCAGCCGAAAGGAGAGAGCTCACTG GTAACATAATGACTCTATCGTACAACATTGGACTCACGACGGGCTCATCGGTGGCATATCTGCTTGATGCAATGCTGGGGAAACCCATTCCAGACCCTTGTAGTCCAAACTACAGTTTCCCCCTGATGCCATTCACAATCCCACCCGTGATATCACCGGCTACATCCACCATTGGCCCAATGTTAATGTCTTCCGTCCCCACTGTCAACTCGACAACACCATCGTTGGCCTCTGAGCTGACCACTGCAGCCGTCTCCTCCGCCATCTCTCTACTCTTCAACACTACCACTACTGCCGCAGGTACACTATCTAAAGTCTTGTCGACAGTTGCGCAACCAGACGTAAGGCTTGGACTCTTGGGAAATGCAACGGTGGAAGCAACTGCTAACTCAACAGTCCCATACTTCTTGTAA
- the LOC124168770 gene encoding equilibrative nucleoside transporter 4 isoform X2 — protein MDENLSRGYIQLGKSRPSAARFTHGNHQHISPPVDKCNCIYLALVLAGVGFLLPYNSFIIAVDYFQARFPASTIVFDLSLVYVLVAFIAVLGNNLLVETLSLNTRITFGYVVSFITLLIVACGEVWWEAFGQATSYTINLVAVAVVSLGCTVQQSSFYGYTSMLPSRYTQAVMTGESAAGLLVSSNRVLTKLLLRDERASTAIFFGTSVAFLGACAILHQAVRRTHFVRFYLTLCSGQGEEGNQSTTGGADGTMGTELGGVNVDSGGGGGLTQGNKLVLEPTEDMDPLEGDGGNGKGEYGVLKLHQSPPMMDTDSGNASSSAFSFANPVYEPRGPSTGSTGTTYKVEEVVVRMRPLYGTGGTSGSGSSSSSYRNVKAWGGIKKGLKARWQVSRQIWPYMVSIALAYFVTLCLYPGIISEVTSCRFGSWMPVLLMAIFNAADLIGKVLASAPGEWTRGQLVWLSVSRLALVPCLLACTAPRANPLLPGDAPPLLISAALGLSNGLLGSLPIILAPQRVPAERRELTGNIMTLSYNIGLTTGSSVAYLLDAMLGKPIPDPCSPNYSFPLMPFTIPPVISPATSTIGPMLMSSVPTVNSTTPSLASELTTAAVSSAISLLFNTTTTAAGTLSKVLSTVAQPDVRLGLLGNATVEATANSTVPYFL, from the exons ATGGATGAAAATTTAAGCAGAGGCTACATACAACTGGGTAAATCTCGACCATCAGCTGCTAGGTTTACTCATGGCAACCACCAGCACATCTCGCCTCCTGTTGACAAGTGCAACTGCATATATTTGGCCCTAGTTCTTGCTGGAGTTGGATTTCTTCTACCTTATAACAG TTTCATCATAGCAGTAGATTATTTTCAAGCAAGGTTTCCAGCTTCAACCATCGTGTTTGATCTCTCTCTCGTCTATGTGCTAGTAGCCTTCATAGCTGTCCTTGGCAACAACCTGTTGGTTGAAACTCTCTCTCTGAACACAAGGATCACCTTCG gATATGTGGTGTCGTTCATCACCCTCCTAATTGTTGCTTGTGGTGAGGTATGGTGGGAAGCATTTGGCCAagcaacatcatacaccatcaaTTTGGTCGCTGTTGCTGTTGTTTCTCTGGGATGCACTG TTCAGCAATCAAGCTTCTATGGATACACAAGTATGCTACCAAGTCGATACACACAAGCAGTCATGACTGGTGAAA GTGCAGCAGGATTGCTTGTGTCATCCAACAGAGTTCTGACAAAGCTCCTTCTTCGAGATGAAAGAGCAAGCACCGCCATATTCTTTGGTACTTCGGTTGCATTTCTTGGTGCTTGTGCTATACTCCATCAG GCTGTGAGACGGACTCACTTTGTGCGATTCTACTTGACTCTCTGCTCTGGGCAAGGTGAAGAGGGCAATCAGTCAACCACCGGAGGTGCGGATGGCACAATGGGGACGGAGCTGGGTGGAGTCAACGTTGacagtggaggaggaggagggcttaCGCAAGGGAACAAGCTGGTTCTGGAACCAACGGAAGAT ATGGACCCTCTGGAAGGGGATGGAGGCAATGGCAAGGGGGAATATGGAGTACTCAAACTCCACCAAAGTCCTCCCATGATGGACACAGACAGCGGCAATGCCTCCTCATCAGCTTTCAGCTTTGCAAATCCTGTGTATGAGCCAAGGGGTCCCAGCACGGGCTCTACAGGAACAACGTATAAAGTGGAGGAGGTGGTGGTCAGAATGAGACCTCTTTATGGAACAGGAGGTACTTCAGGGTCTGGGTCATCAAGCAGCAGCTACAGGAACGTTAAGGCTTGGGGTGGAATCAAAA AGGGGCTGAAAGCCAGATGGCAAGTGAGCCGCCAAATTTGGCCTTACATGGTGTCCATAGCCCTCGCGTACTTTGTCACCTTATGTTTGTATCCTGGAATCATCTCAGAAGTCACAAGTTGCCGGTTTGGATCATGGATGCCTGTCCTCCTAATGGCAATATTCAATGCTGCAGATTTGATTGGCAAG GTCCTCGCGTCAGCTCCTGGTGAGTGGACAAGAGGTCAATTGGTGTGGCTGTCTGTTTCCCGATTGGCATTGGTGCCGTGTCTGCTTGCCTGTACGGCTCCTAGAGCAAATCCTCTGCTGCCTGGAGATGCACCACCCCTCTTAATATCAGCTGCTCTTGGACTCTCAAATGGATTGCTAGGCAGTCTTCCCATAATCTTAGCTCCTCAGAGAGTTCCAGCCGAAAGGAGAGAGCTCACTG GTAACATAATGACTCTATCGTACAACATTGGACTCACGACGGGCTCATCGGTGGCATATCTGCTTGATGCAATGCTGGGGAAACCCATTCCAGACCCTTGTAGTCCAAACTACAGTTTCCCCCTGATGCCATTCACAATCCCACCCGTGATATCACCGGCTACATCCACCATTGGCCCAATGTTAATGTCTTCCGTCCCCACTGTCAACTCGACAACACCATCGTTGGCCTCTGAGCTGACCACTGCAGCCGTCTCCTCCGCCATCTCTCTACTCTTCAACACTACCACTACTGCCGCAGGTACACTATCTAAAGTCTTGTCGACAGTTGCGCAACCAGACGTAAGGCTTGGACTCTTGGGAAATGCAACGGTGGAAGCAACTGCTAACTCAACAGTCCCATACTTCTTGTAA